One region of Flavobacterium pisciphilum genomic DNA includes:
- a CDS encoding prephenate dehydratase, whose protein sequence is MTTKIAIQGIKGSFHHQVVNEYFSGNVDIDECLSFEELIDSVLSGKSDQAVMAIENSIAGPIIPNYALIDKNNLHIIGEHYLSIHQNLMALKGQKMEDITEVHSHPMALLQCMDFLKKYPNVKLVEDKDTAETARRIQEKQLTGIAAIASKTASVMYDLEILAPEIQTIKNNMTRFVIIKKENSFLPVKEINRASIKFELNHKRGSLAAVLNVMSDCKLNLTKIQSLPKIETPWKYSFFVDVTFEDYEDYAKAKSLIEIMAEYFKVLGEYKNTKP, encoded by the coding sequence ATGACAACAAAAATTGCAATACAAGGTATTAAAGGCTCATTTCATCATCAGGTAGTGAATGAGTATTTCTCTGGGAACGTGGATATTGACGAATGTTTATCATTTGAAGAATTAATTGATAGTGTTCTTTCTGGAAAATCGGATCAGGCTGTAATGGCTATCGAAAATTCAATTGCAGGGCCAATTATCCCTAATTATGCTTTGATAGATAAGAATAATTTACACATAATTGGAGAGCATTATTTAAGTATTCATCAGAATTTAATGGCACTAAAAGGTCAGAAAATGGAGGATATTACAGAGGTTCATTCGCATCCAATGGCATTGTTACAATGTATGGATTTCTTGAAAAAGTATCCAAATGTTAAATTGGTAGAAGATAAAGATACTGCTGAAACTGCTAGAAGAATTCAGGAAAAACAATTGACTGGGATTGCAGCAATTGCAAGTAAAACGGCTTCGGTTATGTATGATTTGGAAATTCTGGCGCCAGAAATTCAGACGATTAAAAATAACATGACTCGTTTTGTGATTATCAAGAAAGAGAACTCTTTTTTGCCAGTTAAAGAAATAAACAGAGCGTCGATTAAATTCGAATTAAATCATAAACGAGGAAGTTTAGCAGCAGTTTTGAACGTAATGAGCGATTGTAAATTGAATTTAACAAAAATTCAATCGTTGCCAAAAATAGAGACACCTTGGAAATATTCGTTTTTCGTAGATGTAACTTTTGAAGATTATGAAGATTATGCAAAGGCTAAATCACTAATAGAAATTATGGCTGAATACTTTAAAGTCTTAGGTGAATATAAAAACACAAAACCTTAA
- the dtd gene encoding D-aminoacyl-tRNA deacylase translates to MRVVLQRVSSASVVVDNNKVADIQKGLLVFVGIEDADNQEDIDWLVGKIIKIRIFNDENDVMNCSVQDVDGEMIVVSQFTLHASTKKGNRPSYLKASKPDTATPMYENFVATLEREFGNKIQTGIFGADMKISLLNDGPVTITMDSKNRE, encoded by the coding sequence TTGAGAGTTGTTCTTCAAAGAGTTTCTTCTGCTTCGGTAGTCGTTGATAATAATAAAGTAGCTGATATTCAAAAAGGATTACTTGTTTTTGTAGGGATTGAAGATGCCGACAATCAGGAAGACATTGATTGGCTAGTTGGGAAAATAATCAAAATTAGAATTTTTAACGACGAAAATGATGTCATGAACTGCTCAGTTCAAGATGTAGATGGTGAGATGATTGTGGTTAGTCAGTTTACACTCCATGCTTCTACCAAAAAAGGAAATCGCCCTTCATACCTAAAAGCTTCAAAACCAGATACTGCAACCCCAATGTATGAGAATTTTGTAGCTACTCTGGAGAGAGAATTTGGAAATAAAATCCAGACTGGAATCTTTGGTGCAGATATGAAAATCAGTCTATTAAATGATGGCCCCGTAACAATAACGATGGATAGTAAAAATAGGGAATAA
- the rsgA gene encoding ribosome small subunit-dependent GTPase A, protein MTGTVYKSTGSWYTVKSESGDFIECRMKGKFRMKGIKSTNPIAVGDVVDYELEESSDTVTGTIHHIHERKNYIVRKSVNLSHQMHIIASNIDCVFLLVTINNPPTTFNFIDRFLVTAEAYGIETILIFNKIDTFDEATLDEQLYMQHVYQEIGYKCLRISSTEGKGVEELKGMMIGKVTMFSGHSGVGKSTLVNAMEPSLHLKTKMISTASKQGQHTTTFAEMFDLSFGARIIDTPGIKGFGIVDMEKEEVSGYFPEFFKLKDQCKFNNCLHKDEPHCAIKAALERDEIAWSRYNSYLKILEGDDEHYRTDIHNEDRAASDETRK, encoded by the coding sequence ATGACAGGAACCGTTTACAAATCTACAGGGAGTTGGTACACCGTAAAATCCGAAAGTGGTGATTTTATAGAGTGTAGAATGAAAGGAAAGTTTAGGATGAAAGGTATTAAGAGTACCAATCCTATAGCTGTAGGCGATGTTGTGGATTATGAGCTCGAAGAAAGTTCAGATACTGTAACAGGTACAATTCATCATATTCACGAAAGAAAGAACTATATCGTTCGGAAATCAGTGAATTTATCTCATCAGATGCATATTATTGCATCTAATATTGATTGTGTATTTTTATTAGTAACAATCAATAATCCACCAACAACATTTAATTTTATTGATCGCTTTTTGGTTACTGCCGAAGCCTATGGTATTGAGACAATATTGATTTTTAATAAAATTGATACTTTTGATGAAGCCACGCTTGATGAGCAATTGTATATGCAACACGTATATCAGGAAATAGGATATAAATGCTTGCGTATTTCATCGACAGAAGGAAAAGGTGTTGAGGAATTAAAAGGAATGATGATTGGTAAGGTAACGATGTTCTCAGGACATTCTGGAGTGGGTAAATCGACTCTTGTAAATGCGATGGAACCTAGCTTGCATCTTAAAACCAAAATGATTTCGACTGCGAGTAAACAAGGGCAACATACAACAACATTTGCTGAAATGTTTGATTTGTCTTTTGGTGCACGTATTATTGATACACCAGGGATTAAAGGTTTTGGTATTGTTGATATGGAGAAAGAAGAAGTTAGTGGTTATTTTCCTGAATTCTTTAAATTAAAAGATCAATGTAAATTCAATAACTGTTTGCATAAAGACGAACCTCATTGTGCTATAAAAGCAGCTCTGGAAAGAGATGAAATTGCTTGGTCACGTTATAATAGTTATCTTAAAATCTTAGAAGGTGATGATGAGCATTACCGTACAGATATTCATAATGAGGATCGCGCTGCCAGCGATGAAACAAGGAAATAA
- a CDS encoding DUF3857 domain-containing protein: MKNPCCVLFFFFFTLLSSAQKNDYLIGPIADSLKENANAVIRLNQIDIVIASQRSMKRKHTRIITVFNKKGLNAIDAVEYYDKSTTVKSIEAIVYDLQGKELKKIKRKDFRDESVISGGTFFSESRYIYLDYTPIQYPFTLVYESEVETSTTAFIPKWFPIDNYYTSVEKSILNVTYPNDLGFKKKEFRLSGFDIKKTTDTNTQISYIATNIIAQKNEDYSPIFSDVFPFVMMGLESFHLEGVDGNATTWEAFGKWYADKILLGTTVLPNETKIKIKELVGNEKDPVKKAKIVYDYVQKKSRYVNIAIGIGGWKPMFANDVDRLGYGDCKALTNYTKALLDVVDVPSYNTILYGNSYKMDIDSDFVSMQGNHMILSIPNGDKYIWLECTSQDDPFGYQGTFTDDRNVLVVKPEGGVIVRTNIYEDKGNFQVDKGVYTIDEDGNFSGSISITSEGSQYSSKARVEPLQPTEKEAHYKAYWNNINNLKLVKINLTNDKENIRFTEGIQVSAINYGVISNNKMIFAINAFNQYRGSVNRIRNRKNPFQMQRGYLDTDEIEINLPVGFTIEFLPSNFELKGKFGEYKTEIIKIENNKLTYKRKMLLNNGKYSSKEYDEYRLFMEQVSRNDNAKIILTKN, from the coding sequence ATGAAAAACCCTTGTTGCGTATTATTTTTCTTCTTCTTTACACTTCTTTCTTCCGCTCAAAAAAACGACTATTTAATAGGTCCTATTGCTGATAGCCTTAAAGAAAATGCTAATGCAGTTATTCGTTTAAATCAAATAGATATTGTGATTGCTTCTCAGAGAAGTATGAAAAGGAAGCATACAAGAATTATAACTGTATTTAATAAAAAAGGTTTAAATGCTATTGATGCCGTTGAATATTATGATAAATCTACAACTGTTAAAAGTATAGAGGCTATTGTATATGATTTACAAGGCAAAGAGTTAAAGAAGATAAAGCGTAAGGATTTCAGAGATGAAAGTGTTATCAGTGGAGGTACATTTTTTTCTGAAAGTCGTTATATTTATTTAGATTATACACCTATTCAATATCCTTTTACTTTAGTATACGAAAGTGAAGTTGAAACTTCTACAACTGCTTTTATCCCTAAGTGGTTCCCTATTGATAATTATTACACAAGTGTAGAAAAAAGTATCTTGAATGTAACTTATCCGAATGACCTAGGATTCAAGAAAAAAGAATTTCGTTTGTCAGGATTTGATATAAAAAAAACTACGGATACTAATACTCAGATTTCTTATATAGCTACTAATATAATAGCTCAAAAAAATGAAGATTACAGCCCTATATTTAGTGATGTTTTTCCTTTTGTTATGATGGGGTTGGAAAGTTTCCATCTCGAGGGAGTAGATGGAAATGCAACCACATGGGAGGCCTTCGGGAAATGGTACGCCGATAAAATTTTATTGGGTACTACAGTTTTGCCTAATGAAACTAAAATTAAAATAAAAGAATTGGTAGGTAACGAAAAAGATCCTGTGAAAAAAGCAAAAATAGTTTATGACTATGTGCAAAAAAAATCAAGATATGTAAATATAGCCATCGGTATTGGTGGATGGAAGCCAATGTTTGCTAATGACGTAGATCGTTTAGGTTATGGAGACTGTAAAGCATTAACAAATTATACAAAAGCGCTTTTAGACGTGGTTGATGTCCCTTCTTACAACACGATTTTATATGGGAACTCTTATAAAATGGATATAGATTCAGACTTTGTTTCTATGCAAGGAAATCATATGATATTATCAATTCCTAATGGGGATAAATATATTTGGCTTGAATGTACAAGTCAAGACGATCCTTTTGGATATCAAGGAACTTTTACAGATGATAGAAATGTCTTGGTAGTTAAGCCAGAAGGTGGAGTAATTGTTAGAACTAATATTTATGAAGATAAAGGGAATTTTCAAGTAGATAAAGGAGTTTATACTATTGATGAAGATGGTAATTTTTCAGGTTCCATATCGATTACTTCAGAAGGTTCTCAATATAGCTCAAAAGCTAGAGTTGAGCCTTTACAACCGACAGAGAAAGAAGCACACTATAAAGCATATTGGAACAATATCAATAATCTTAAATTAGTGAAAATAAACTTAACCAATGATAAAGAAAATATTCGTTTTACGGAAGGTATCCAAGTAAGCGCAATAAATTATGGAGTGATTTCTAATAATAAAATGATATTTGCAATCAATGCTTTCAATCAATATAGAGGAAGTGTTAATCGTATTAGAAATCGAAAAAATCCATTTCAGATGCAACGTGGCTATTTAGATACTGATGAAATTGAGATTAATTTACCAGTAGGTTTTACTATTGAATTTTTGCCTTCAAATTTTGAATTAAAAGGAAAGTTTGGAGAATATAAAACAGAAATCATTAAAATAGAAAATAATAAACTAACATACAAAAGAAAAATGCTTCTTAATAATGGGAAATATTCTAGTAAAGAATATGACGAATACCGTCTTTTTATGGAACAGGTTTCAAGAAATGATAACGCCAAAATTATATTAACCAAGAATTAA
- a CDS encoding prephenate dehydrogenase, with the protein MNIHVIGIGLIGGSMVLDIKELYPNATIYGIDNNEAHLQEAIALGVIDKASTFDDLGNADFVIVSVPVDVALTVLPKVLDVIGENTIVFEVGSTKKPICEAVANHPKRRNFIATHPIAGTEFSGPSAAIKGLFKGKTNIICEVEKTTFKLQEKALQLFTAIGMRIRYMDPTSHDKHIAYVSHLSHISSFMLGKTVINKEKDEQDIFDMAGSGFESTVRLAKSSPAMWTPIFKQNKKQVIETLEEYISNLTQFKDLLVADDYNAIYEEMESVNKIKEILNGITIKK; encoded by the coding sequence ATGAATATACACGTAATAGGAATAGGGTTAATAGGAGGTTCAATGGTTTTAGATATCAAAGAATTATATCCAAATGCTACTATTTACGGAATTGATAATAACGAGGCACATTTGCAAGAAGCAATCGCATTAGGAGTTATTGATAAAGCGTCAACTTTTGATGATTTAGGAAATGCTGATTTTGTAATTGTTTCGGTTCCTGTAGATGTTGCGCTTACCGTTTTACCTAAGGTTCTGGATGTAATAGGTGAAAATACAATAGTTTTTGAAGTTGGATCGACTAAAAAACCTATTTGTGAAGCTGTAGCCAATCATCCAAAAAGAAGAAACTTTATTGCAACGCATCCGATTGCAGGAACAGAGTTCTCTGGACCGTCGGCAGCGATAAAAGGGCTTTTTAAAGGGAAAACGAATATTATTTGCGAGGTGGAAAAAACCACTTTTAAATTGCAAGAAAAAGCCTTGCAGCTTTTTACAGCTATAGGAATGCGTATACGATACATGGATCCAACATCGCATGATAAACATATTGCTTATGTATCGCATTTGTCACACATAAGTTCGTTTATGCTTGGAAAAACGGTTATCAATAAGGAGAAAGACGAACAAGATATTTTTGATATGGCGGGAAGTGGATTTGAAAGCACTGTTCGTTTGGCCAAAAGTTCACCAGCAATGTGGACACCTATTTTTAAACAAAATAAAAAACAGGTAATCGAAACCTTAGAAGAATATATATCAAATCTTACCCAGTTTAAAGATTTGCTGGTTGCAGATGACTACAATGCCATTTATGAGGAAATGGAAAGTGTAAATAAAATAAAAGAAATATTAAACGGAATTACAATAAAAAAATAA
- a CDS encoding pyridoxal phosphate-dependent aminotransferase, with protein sequence MITTAKRLDVVEEYYFSSKLREVRQLQSEGKPIINMGIGSPDLNPSKAVIEAVVSAMQDENAHQYQSYQGLPELRKGMADFYQNNYGVVLNPINEILPLMGSKEGIMHISLAFLNEGDHVLIPNPGYPTYTSVTNLVGAVPVYYDLKENTNWEPDFEALEKLDLSKVKIMWLGYPHMPTGARGSLELFEKLVAFAKKHNILLINDNPYSFVLNDKPMSLLQVEGAKDVALELNSLSKTFNMAGWRVGMILGNAATIDAVLKVKSNMDSGMFYGIQKGAVAALNCDKSWFEDQNKIYRRRRELTEKLAEKLGCKVYAAGVGLFVWAKLPEGIESSEKFIDEILYEKHIFITPGTIFGSNGEGYIRFSLCVKEEKVQEAIDRF encoded by the coding sequence ATGATTACAACAGCAAAAAGATTAGATGTCGTAGAGGAATACTACTTTTCTTCAAAATTGAGAGAAGTAAGACAGCTACAATCAGAAGGCAAACCAATTATCAATATGGGAATTGGAAGTCCAGATTTAAATCCTTCTAAAGCAGTTATCGAAGCAGTAGTTTCGGCAATGCAAGATGAGAATGCGCATCAATATCAGAGTTATCAAGGATTGCCAGAATTGAGAAAAGGAATGGCCGATTTTTATCAGAATAATTATGGTGTTGTTCTAAATCCTATTAATGAGATTTTGCCATTGATGGGGTCAAAAGAAGGAATTATGCATATTTCATTGGCATTTTTAAATGAAGGTGACCATGTTTTAATTCCGAATCCAGGGTATCCAACGTATACTTCAGTAACTAATTTGGTGGGAGCAGTTCCAGTTTATTATGATTTGAAAGAGAACACTAATTGGGAGCCAGATTTTGAGGCTTTAGAAAAATTAGACCTTTCGAAAGTAAAGATTATGTGGTTGGGTTATCCTCACATGCCTACGGGGGCAAGAGGAAGCTTAGAGTTATTTGAAAAATTGGTTGCTTTTGCAAAAAAACATAACATTTTATTAATTAATGATAATCCGTATAGTTTTGTTTTGAATGACAAACCAATGAGTTTGTTGCAGGTAGAGGGAGCAAAGGATGTAGCGTTAGAACTTAATTCATTGAGTAAGACCTTTAATATGGCAGGATGGAGAGTTGGAATGATTTTAGGAAATGCTGCTACTATTGATGCTGTTCTGAAAGTGAAAAGTAATATGGATAGTGGTATGTTTTACGGAATCCAGAAAGGAGCGGTTGCAGCTTTAAATTGTGATAAATCATGGTTTGAAGATCAGAACAAAATTTACAGACGCCGTAGAGAATTAACTGAGAAACTAGCAGAAAAATTGGGTTGTAAAGTTTATGCAGCAGGAGTTGGACTTTTTGTTTGGGCAAAATTACCAGAAGGAATCGAATCATCAGAAAAGTTCATCGACGAAATATTATACGAGAAACATATTTTTATCACACCAGGAACAATATTCGGAAGCAATGGTGAAGGGTATATTAGATTCTCATTGTGTGTGAAAGAAGAAAAAGTACAAGAAGCAATTGACCGATTTTAA
- a CDS encoding bifunctional 3-deoxy-7-phosphoheptulonate synthase/chorismate mutase type II codes for MENKKEMRNWLDAFKLDHPLVIAGPCSAETEDQVLKIAHELKDSDVSIFRAGIWKPRTRPGGFEGVGEIGLKWLQKAKAETGLLMGTEVATAAHCKLALEHDIDVLWVGARTTANPFAVQEIADTLKGTDKIVLIKNPVNPDLSLWLGGVERLHMAGIEKLGVIHRGFSTYEKTKYRNIPEWQIAIELQNKFPDLPLIIDPSHITGDRKMILEVTQEALDLNYDGMIIETHTDPDNAWSDAAQQVTPDALKQIFKDLRVRKTDDKTDEYSQKMSKLRANIDVLDANLLDLLGKRMKVADEIGQVKKDANVAILQNNRWNEILGKMILEGEKKGLSEEFVLKMFKAIHQESISHQERILNA; via the coding sequence ATGGAAAATAAGAAAGAAATGAGAAACTGGTTAGATGCATTCAAATTGGATCACCCATTAGTAATAGCAGGACCTTGTAGTGCTGAAACTGAAGATCAAGTGTTAAAAATTGCACATGAATTAAAAGATTCAGATGTAAGTATTTTTAGAGCTGGAATCTGGAAACCAAGAACACGTCCAGGAGGATTTGAAGGTGTAGGAGAAATTGGTTTGAAATGGTTACAGAAAGCAAAAGCTGAAACTGGTTTATTAATGGGAACTGAAGTTGCAACTGCAGCACATTGTAAGCTTGCTTTAGAGCATGATATTGATGTTTTATGGGTTGGTGCTCGTACGACAGCAAATCCATTTGCAGTTCAAGAAATTGCTGATACTCTTAAAGGAACAGATAAAATAGTTTTGATTAAAAATCCTGTGAATCCAGATTTATCTTTGTGGTTAGGTGGTGTTGAGCGTTTGCATATGGCAGGAATCGAAAAACTAGGTGTAATACACAGAGGATTTTCTACTTACGAAAAAACAAAATACAGAAATATTCCAGAATGGCAGATTGCTATCGAATTACAAAATAAATTCCCTGATTTACCATTAATCATTGATCCATCTCATATTACAGGAGATCGTAAAATGATTCTTGAAGTAACTCAAGAAGCGTTAGATTTAAATTATGATGGTATGATTATCGAAACTCATACTGATCCAGATAATGCTTGGAGTGATGCTGCACAACAAGTTACTCCAGATGCTTTGAAGCAAATTTTCAAAGATTTGAGAGTAAGAAAAACAGATGATAAAACAGATGAATACAGCCAAAAAATGTCAAAATTAAGAGCTAATATCGATGTTTTAGATGCTAATTTATTAGACTTGTTAGGAAAACGTATGAAAGTAGCTGACGAAATTGGTCAGGTGAAAAAAGATGCAAACGTTGCTATTCTTCAAAACAATCGTTGGAATGAAATTTTAGGAAAAATGATTCTTGAAGGAGAGAAAAAAGGATTGTCTGAAGAATTTGTACTTAAAATGTTCAAAGCAATTCACCAAGAAAGTATTAGTCACCAAGAGAGAATCCTTAACGCATAG
- a CDS encoding transglutaminase domain-containing protein yields MKSIKYFSLLLVLLIASKITAQEFKLGKVSIDELTEKVHPKDSAAPAAILYKKGYIRIEFDPNDGFVTSTEVETRIKIYKKEGYNWANQAVWYYSYSGLSEKVFISDAVTYNLVGGKIEKVKLKSDGIFDENINKYRNQKKITMPNVKEGSVIEFKYTIRSSSDGMIREWDFQSSIPVNFSEFKTFVPEFYVFNSRQKGYVFPKVVSEKVSKSVVFTSKNRSDGGAYIGPRTSDKFDYFETQTTYTGVNLPAMKEEAYVNNIDNYTSSVQHELAMIKFPNRPIKPFSTDWNSVVKTIYNYTDFGPELNKTGYFENDLKVLLEGKKTSEERISAIFNHVKNSVKWNDYHGYSCDNGVKKAYKEKTGNTADINLMLTAMLRYDGIIANPVLVSTRSNGISLFPNRNAFNYVIVAVETADGNILLDASDKFSIPNILPFRALNWMGRLIRKDGTSEEVDLMPKKPSNDVVFMSYSIDPDGKLSGKIRRQYTDYNAMVFRNKVDNVKEDSYLEKLENDNDKIEISEYKRTNEKELELPTVETFSFTGSNLCEVIGEKIYINPMLFYTEKENPFKQEEREYPVDYGFPSSDKYSITIQIPDGYTVESLPEPIAIAMEDNLGMFKFIVAASQNTLQLVITHQIDAAIIPVGHYSMLQEYYKGMIAKMNEKIVLKRI; encoded by the coding sequence ATGAAATCTATTAAATATTTTAGTTTATTATTAGTGTTGTTAATTGCCTCAAAAATTACTGCACAGGAATTTAAATTAGGAAAAGTATCTATTGATGAGCTAACAGAAAAAGTACATCCCAAAGATTCAGCTGCACCAGCTGCTATTTTGTATAAAAAAGGGTATATAAGAATTGAATTTGATCCCAATGATGGTTTTGTTACATCGACAGAGGTTGAAACTAGGATAAAAATTTATAAAAAAGAAGGTTACAATTGGGCTAATCAGGCTGTTTGGTATTATAGTTATTCGGGTTTGTCAGAGAAAGTGTTTATTAGTGACGCTGTGACTTATAATTTAGTAGGTGGTAAAATTGAGAAAGTGAAGCTTAAAAGTGATGGAATATTCGATGAGAATATTAATAAATATCGCAATCAAAAAAAAATAACAATGCCTAATGTAAAAGAAGGATCGGTTATAGAGTTTAAATATACAATAAGAAGTTCAAGCGATGGAATGATTAGAGAATGGGATTTTCAGAGCAGTATACCAGTTAATTTTTCTGAATTTAAAACTTTTGTGCCAGAGTTTTATGTGTTTAATTCTAGACAAAAGGGATATGTTTTTCCTAAAGTAGTATCTGAAAAGGTAAGTAAATCTGTAGTTTTTACATCTAAAAATCGTTCTGATGGAGGAGCTTATATTGGTCCACGTACATCAGATAAATTTGATTACTTTGAAACACAGACAACCTATACGGGAGTGAACTTACCCGCAATGAAGGAAGAAGCGTATGTAAACAATATAGATAATTATACCTCGAGTGTTCAGCATGAATTGGCAATGATAAAGTTTCCTAATCGACCAATTAAACCTTTTTCTACAGATTGGAATTCTGTTGTTAAAACGATTTATAATTATACTGATTTTGGACCAGAATTAAACAAGACAGGTTATTTTGAAAATGATTTAAAAGTGCTATTAGAAGGGAAAAAGACTTCTGAGGAAAGAATTTCAGCAATTTTTAATCATGTCAAAAATAGTGTGAAATGGAATGATTATCATGGGTACAGTTGTGATAATGGAGTTAAAAAGGCATATAAAGAAAAGACAGGAAATACCGCTGATATTAATTTAATGCTTACTGCGATGCTTCGATATGATGGTATAATAGCTAATCCAGTTTTGGTAAGTACACGTTCTAACGGAATTTCATTATTTCCTAACAGAAATGCTTTTAATTATGTAATTGTTGCAGTTGAAACTGCTGATGGTAACATTTTATTAGATGCATCGGACAAATTTTCTATTCCAAATATTTTGCCTTTTAGAGCTTTAAACTGGATGGGTAGGTTAATTCGTAAAGACGGTACTTCAGAAGAAGTTGATTTAATGCCTAAAAAACCTTCAAATGATGTTGTTTTTATGAGCTATAGCATTGATCCAGATGGGAAATTATCAGGGAAAATTAGAAGGCAATACACCGATTATAATGCAATGGTTTTTAGGAATAAAGTTGATAATGTTAAAGAAGATTCTTATTTAGAAAAGTTAGAAAACGATAATGATAAGATTGAAATAAGTGAATATAAACGAACCAATGAGAAAGAATTAGAGTTGCCTACAGTTGAGACTTTTTCATTTACAGGTTCTAATCTTTGTGAAGTCATTGGAGAGAAAATCTATATAAACCCAATGTTGTTTTACACAGAAAAAGAAAACCCATTTAAACAAGAAGAGAGAGAGTATCCAGTAGATTATGGTTTTCCTTCATCGGATAAATATAGTATAACAATTCAAATTCCCGACGGATACACGGTAGAGTCGCTTCCTGAACCAATAGCAATAGCTATGGAAGATAATTTAGGGATGTTTAAATTCATAGTAGCTGCTAGTCAAAACACATTACAATTGGTTATAACACATCAGATAGATGCAGCGATTATACCAGTAGGACATTATTCGATGTTACAGGAATATTACAAAGGGATGATTGCGAAAATGAATGAAAAAATAGTTTTAAAAAGAATATAA